The following nucleotide sequence is from Anolis sagrei isolate rAnoSag1 chromosome 11, rAnoSag1.mat, whole genome shotgun sequence.
aggaagtagaGCGCATCTACCACATTCTACTGTCATGCAGTTTCTATGAACAGGCCCAAGCAGACAAGTTCAGTAAAATTTTATGTGAAGTTTCTACTTAGTGACAACCTTCACCACGTGACCTTGGCGgttgccaagtttctttctgaggCAGCCAGGATTAGACAATTCCCAATGTTAGACACAGGCTGAAAATCTTTTACCAATTTTTTTAGCCAACTTGTGTTTTAAGCAATTTTTAACTGCTCAAACAATGCTCAAACAATGCTCAAACTGTTGTAAATTTTATCCATCTGTGTGCCCAAGCAACTGGTTGTTCTTAATTCTCATTGCCTGTATACCTTGTGGCTGAAACACTCTGGCACGTCTTGTAGCattttactagggctgggtaaccacggaaaaaattgtttctaaactcgattcgtttttaggggggttttgcgttttgttttttaaaagaattccaattttttttaaaaaaagttttaaatatacgaaatttcgtaatattacaaaacaattacgaaacaatttcgaaataattacgaatcgattcgtaatggCGGgccgattgcgcaatatgctaaaaaaccctccaaatgggacagagggaatttctgaagcttccctctccctctgttgttgactgttggtgtgataatttatttttttatcactgataaaacaaacaacaaccctaaaacttgcaccagatatacggaaataattacgaaacaattacgaaacagtttcgaaacaattacgaatcgatttcgaaacaattacgaaacaattacgaaataaattaaaaaattcgtttcgatttttaattactcctgcatggctcaatatcggatcgtaagctaatttaaatacgaattaataacgaattacgaaattaacgaacgaaaccgcccaaccctacatTTTACCcttgtttttagccaacatgtattttaagcagcttttactgtttttaaattttatccactggatgttcttaatctcattacctgtataacttgtatgctacagtataataagggtctctggaccataataaaatttaCCTAATCTAATATTTGGATGAATGAGGATGACTGAATGTGTaggtgtgtgtgaatgctgagtaaaaatgtaattcccctttgtttgtaaGCCAATATAGTAGGTtgttgtgaatccaatgtagttgcatagaatgtCTGTTTGTCCAATGTCATTCCTTGTGTAAAAGTTCTGTCAAAGTTtggatataccctctcacactgaaattacaataaaaagaacctatgctttaaagttattgaaaagtattCGTGACACACTTACCTTAAAGAAAAAGCCAAGTCCTGATTTCTGGTCAATTTCACTGCCCTCTCCTTCCTCGTCCGGACCTCTTAAATCCGACAGGTCGACTTCAATAAGGCTACCTTTGCTTCTCTGGGGTTCCTCTGCTGAGACAGTCTCGTTTCCTGAGCCTTCCAACGAAGGAAGGCTAAACTCTTCCACATTGCTATTCACGTCTTTGATTGCTTCAGAGAGGATATTTGTGTCCTTGGGACTGGAGAAGGTAAATCCACCCCGCTGGTTGCTCTCATCACAGAGTCTGTAGCTCTCAAAAGAGAGCTTCTCCTGGGGAGTGGTACCGGGGGCCGAATTGTTTTCAACAGAAATTTCTGTTGGTGTCTTGGCCATATTGCTTGACGGGAACTGTCTTAAGTGGGGCAGGGTGTCAACGCTGGGAGTCGGGGTCTTGATGCGTGCAGTGGTTTGCTGGCGCTCCTTGACCACTTTGAGTTCGGACGGCCGCCCGGAGCGTGAGCTCCGTCCTTGACCGAGCCGCGGCGGTTTACGAAGGCTGCTCATCCCAGTCGGGGAGAGGGGCTCCACAAAATGAACGGGGGCTCTGATCTTTTGGTCTTGAGAGCCGCCTCGTGACGACGGCGGCATCGTCGGAGCCTTCATCAGAAGCTCCTGCTGCTGAGAAATCTTGAGAATCGCCTGCTGGAGGGTGCTAATGGTTTCATTCAGCTTTTCGATGGAGAGGTCGCACTCGTTGACGTCCGATGAGTCGATGCTCTCCTCCAGAAGCGCCGCGGAGATCATTTTGCTCTTCTCGATTTCGTGCAGGGTGGGCTCTTTCGgattgttctgctccacaaaGGCAACCGTTTCCTGAGTTTTCACTTTGGCGGCTTCGAGGCTGTCCAGTGAGTCATCGCCCCCTTCGTCTCTCATGAAGAACGCCTCCGATTTAGAGCTCAAAGAAGTGTCGTCCAAACCTTCCCCGTTGTGCCGCGAGTATTCTTTTGTGAAGTGTTCTGGTTTAAGCGGCTGGGAAACATCGGcgcctttccctttcttcaccaCGTGGAGGAAAGCTGCCTTGCCTAGTTTTAGCCGCTGCCGGGCAGATAAGGTCTCCATCTTCTTCTTCTGGGCCTCGATCGCTCTCCGCTTCTCCTCCAGCTGCATGTGAAGCTGGACCAGTTCGGATGCCAACAGATTAACATTATCTTTACTCTGCCGGTTGGGGCTTTGCTCCCGCTTCTGCTTCCATGTGGTTAGTGGAGCCGGGCAACACTCTGACCCATCCGGGGTGGTCTTCTGTGAGCTACTTGTGCTGGATTTAGTTTCGTAACTGTTCAACCGGTGGAGCTTCCGTTCTGCAAAGCTCGTCATCCTGGCACTCCCGCTGGTCATGGAGACGCTGCTCACCTGAGAGATCGTACTCAGGCACGGGCTGGACCGCCCGCTGCCGTCATCTTTGTCTTCGTGTTCCTTGACTTTCATGTCTTCTTGCAACTTTGCCGATTCCTCCTCTCCTATATACTTGGCAATTATCGGGTGATCGTCGACCATTAAATCCTGCTCAGCTTCCTCCATGTCTAGTATGTCTGAGTCAGAGTCCTGCCTGACCATTGTCCACGTGCTTTCCGTTGCGTAGGAATCGGGGGTCTTGACATAGCTAGTCACCGCATCCTCCTCCGTTTTGGCAGCGTGAAGGAAGAACCCTCCAAAGGACTGGTCTCGCGTCGAAGGCTCCAAACTACTACTTGCCTGCGGTCGAAAGGTTTCTGGCCTGAGCTCCAAGTGCAATGCTGGATCTGCCGAGATGGAACTTGCGGGTGTTGTTAGCTCAGGACTGGGAGTTAGATTAAAAGTCCTATTAAGGTTGTGGTCTCCATGATTGCCGTTGGTTTTCTTACGCACCGTATGCCCTTCAATCAGTCTCTTCGCTCCAAAGCCTCTCATCTTCCCTTCCCCGCACTCATCCTCTTTATTGGTGATCTGTTTCTCCTTCGCCGGCCGTAGAACAGCAGGCATTAAAGGCTCGAGGAAAAAGCTCTCCGGTTTACTTTCGGAGGTTTCGCCTTTCTGGGCCCACGCGGTGGCCACTCCCCCCGGCGATCGGGCTGGCACGCTTTGAAGCTCAAGGCTGCCCTGGTTCGGCACCGTGTCTGGGCGAATGATTGCAATCAGTTCCTCATCCTCGTCTTCGATCTCAACGTTGCTCAGCAAGCTCCTCCCGCTGCTTTTCGGCGGCATGGACTGAGGATGCTGCTTCGGAGTGATGTTGATAATGTTTGAAGCCAGACTGTCTTTGCTGATTGACCTGGCCAAGCTAATGCTATCGCCGGAGCTGGGATCTGCGTCGCTGCTTGCAGCGTGATGGAGAACAAACGGCGTTGGTTGAGAAAGAGGCCTGGAAAAGACAAACGGCTAttagtgtggtttttttttttaattattgttatctgctagatatttataccaagtttttatatccTATTTTTTGTGGTCCTTCCAGCCCAGAGCGACTGAGGCTTTGATTGCCTCTAtcactgtgtttctcaacctgggggtcaggacccctgggggggatgtgagggggtgtcagaggggtcaccaaaaaccatcagaaaacacagtattttctgttggtcacgggggttgtgtgtgggaagtttggcccaattctgtcattggaggGATTCAAGGGGCTCTTCGATCAtctcgggaggccctgctctcgctcccgccccttttgcaggcgcaattggtggggacgagggagaggcccttttctgtggtgccccccccccccccgactctggaactcagtCCTCAAgtactagatacatcctacctacctacctctgtacatgcccagcgtttatttttaaaatgttaaactattacatctggcccggccatagattTTTAAACTCTTGCGTGTTATTCTCTATATGTTGAGTtctattaattgtattgctttatttgcttattgcttgtttttattgatgtgttgttgggcttggcctcatgttagctgctccgagtccccttggggagatggtggcagggtataaataaaggtattattattattattattattattattattagcaaaacTCAAGTTATGGAAGTAgccatgaaaataatgttatggttgggggtcgtcacaacatgaggaactgtattaaggggttgcaacattaggaaggctgagtaaCACTGCTCTAGGGAGTATGATTCTATTATATAAGCCTTACTTTCCATCTTCCCATTCAAAGTTATACAACATTTCTGAGATTTAAAATTCAGCTTCCCCACAAAATACACATTACCTTTGCTTCTTTTCTGGCCACGCGAGAATTGAATCCCGGGGCTGCCCATCCACTCGAGTCAATGAATTGGAACGGTTCCGCTGGcctaaaaaaaagtttttaaaattactttgttttaaatattttaaagcttGCCCTGCTAAAATGTGTCCTAAACAAGACTTCACCAGGTGAGGGCAGTATAGTGAGTGCTTTAGTAAGGAGTTCAAGCTAATGTCTAATGGCAAATACAAGACTGAATTTACCCTAGTATTTCCGGTAAGGACTATAAATGGGCAAAGTCTTGATATACTGAGCTAAGTACAGTTGGAGTTGATATTCCTCACTCTAATGCACGGCAAAATTTGTCACTCAAATAAACAATTTGGAAAGAATGGTTAAGAAAAATTTTGCATCTGTAACACAGTAAGTAACAGTCTTGAAGAATTTTGTTATTTAAATGCTttaaatcaggggttctcaaactaaggcccgtgggccggatgtggccctccaaggtcatttactcggcccctggtctaaactttagacttagggtcactccaagtctgaaacaacttcaggtcacaaaacaacaacaacaacaacaacaacctgaattaatttgactatctgatcagccaaaaacagacccaccattcccactgaaatactggtaagtttatgttgattaaaattgttcatcatcatcagtacaaataatatatctgcagtgtgcataggaatttgtctatgtttttctcaaaatatagtccaccctcccccccccccaacaatctgagggacagtgaaccagccctctgctttaaacgtttgaggacccctgctttaaataaacaaacaaataaataaaaatgttgggctgttgtaggcttttccgggctatatggccatgttctagaggcattttcttctgacgtttcgcctgcatctatagcaagcatcctcagaggaagtaacctcactacctctgaggatgcttgccatagatgcaggcgaaacatcaggagaaaatgcctctagaacatggccatatagcccggaaaaacctacaacaacccagtaattccggtcatgaaagccttcgacaatacaaataaaaatgttgtcTCTAAATATCCAGTATTGCAgccattaaaattacattataatatttataatactataatgtaatacaatataataataataatacaatattataattatatattttatatcacatgtaatattactaatattacaatataatggtatagtacaatatagtaatatataattctgatattgtactatgctaataatataatatatataatgtaatacaatataatactactactaataataatacaatattataattatatattttatattacatgtaatattactaacaatattacaacataatggtatagtacaatatagtaatatataattctgatactgtactatgctaataatatgatatatataatataatacaatatactactaataataataatacaatattataatatattttatattacatgtaatattactaacaatattactatataatggtatagtacaatatagtcatatataattctgatattgtactatgctaataatataatatatataatgtaatacaatataatactactactactactattaataatacaatattacaattatatattttatgctaataatattttatgctatgctaataatataatatattgtatgtatacatatcttgtaagccactctgagtcccctttggggtgagaagggcggcatataaatgtcgtaaataaataaaataattaagagtttTGTGCATACATGCTACAAAGAAAAGTTCTTCTCTACCTGAACTGTCTTCCCCTTGCAGTGACTTCTGTTGCTTCTGTCTCAATGGCAGCAATGGATGGGCTGGACTGAAGGCAGGGCTTCCTTTCCCACTATTTGGAAAGAAAAACATACAGAAGACCACCCATTAATGCGTGCGAGGGCAGCTGGAAACAATACCATAGTAGGAAAAACACACCATTATCTTTTCCAGCTAGCTTCCAAAACACAGCAATTTTGGAATAGAAAACACGGAAAAGTTGGCACGGTTGATATTGTAAACCTAACACAGCTGTAGTCGCAGACCGAGATGaacggcggtgaccaggggagcatttgcacagttaaaactcatgcgccagctgcgcctgtaccttgggaagtctgacttggccatggtagtccatgctctggttacatcccgtatagattactgcaacactctttacatggggttgtctttgaagattgttcggaagcttcaaatggtccaacgggcgacaaccaggttgctaacaggtgctcagggagcatacaactcctttgttgcgccagctgccaatctgcttccatgcataattcaaagtgctggctttagcctataaagccctaaaccagtgcttctcaacctgggggtcgagacccctgggggggtcgtgagagggtgtcagagggatcgccaaagaccatcggaaaacatagtattttctgttgctcatgcaagttctgtgtgggaagtttgccccaattctatccttggtggggttcagaacgctctttcattgtaggtgaactataaatcccagcaactacaactcccaaatatcaaggtctatttcccccaaagtccaccagtattcaatttgggcatattgagtattcgtgccaagtttggttcagctccatcattgtttgagttcacgttgctctctgaatgtaggtgaactacaactcccaaattcaaggtaaatgcccaccaaactcttccagtattttctattggtcaagggagtcctgtgtaccaaggtggtttaattccatcattggtggagttcagaatgctctttgattgaagatgaactataaatcccgcccgaccccaccagtaatcaaatttgggcatatcggatatttgtgccaaatttggtccagtgaataaaaataaatcctgagtatcagatatttacattacgattcataacagtagcaaaattatagttatgagtagcaacagaaataattttatggttgtgggtcaccacaacatgaggaactgcattaaggggtcgcagcattagggaggttgagaaacactgcc
It contains:
- the CAMSAP1 gene encoding calmodulin-regulated spectrin-associated protein 1 isoform X3, whose product is MVDADVCAGGDSTRRKMDALTDSAAEIVPLELYDSARAKIAANLQWICAKAYGRDNIPEELKDPFYIDQYEQEHIKPPVIKLLLSSELYCRVCSLILKGDQVAALQGHQSVIQALSRKGIYAMESDDSPVSELDLGSAPIKMSPHMGMIDALMMAYTVEMISIEKVVASVKCFSTFSASKDLPYDLEDAMIFWINKVNLKMREITEKEIKLKQQLLESPGHQKPDLMHALSHCMLEPVEYARVVRYRRDHLSSRQLPFFPLLEDLMKDCSDGAALLAVIHYYCPEQMKLDEICLKEVTSIADSVYNIQLLREFSNEYLNKCFYLTLEDMLYAPLVLKPNVMVFIAELFWWFEIVKPDFVQPRDLQEVKDAKTMLQQKSSRPPIPISNATKRSFMASPAASGSGDVQPPAQLPLETCNSGKGSPAFSPAHPLLPLRQKQQKSLQGEDSSGQRNRSNSLTRVDGQPRDSILAWPEKKQRPLSQPTPFVLHHAASSDADPSSGDSISLARSISKDSLASNIINITPKQHPQSMPPKSSGRSLLSNVEIEDEDEELIAIIRPDTVPNQGSLELQSVPARSPGGVATAWAQKGETSESKPESFFLEPLMPAVLRPAKEKQITNKEDECGEGKMRGFGAKRLIEGHTVRKKTNGNHGDHNLNRTFNLTPSPELTTPASSISADPALHLELRPETFRPQASSSLEPSTRDQSFGGFFLHAAKTEEDAVTSYVKTPDSYATESTWTMVRQDSDSDILDMEEAEQDLMVDDHPIIAKYIGEEESAKLQEDMKVKEHEDKDDGSGRSSPCLSTISQVSSVSMTSGSARMTSFAERKLHRLNSYETKSSTSSSQKTTPDGSECCPAPLTTWKQKREQSPNRQSKDNVNLLASELVQLHMQLEEKRRAIEAQKKKMETLSARQRLKLGKAAFLHVVKKGKGADVSQPLKPEHFTKEYSRHNGEGLDDTSLSSKSEAFFMRDEGGDDSLDSLEAAKVKTQETVAFVEQNNPKEPTLHEIEKSKMISAALLEESIDSSDVNECDLSIEKLNETISTLQQAILKISQQQELLMKAPTMPPSSRGGSQDQKIRAPVHFVEPLSPTGMSSLRKPPRLGQGRSSRSGRPSELKVVKERQQTTARIKTPTPSVDTLPHLRQFPSSNMAKTPTEISVENNSAPGTTPQEKLSFESYRLCDESNQRGGFTFSSPKDTNILSEAIKDVNSNVEEFSLPSLEGSGNETVSAEEPQRSKGSLIEVDLSDLRGPDEEGEGSEIDQKSGLGFFFKDEQKAEDELAKKRAAFLLKQQRKAEETRLRKLQLEVEVEQKRDEVRRKAEEDRIRKEEEKARRELIKQEYLRRKQQQILEEQGLGKPKPKPKPKKARPKSVHREESYSDSGTKCSTTPDNLSSAQSGSSLSLASAATTEPESVHSGGTPSQRVESMESLPILSRNPSRNMERDWENTSTASSIASVAEYTGPKLFKEPSSKSNKPIIHNAISHCCLAGKVNEPHKNSILEELEKCDANHYIILFRDAGCQFRALYCYYPDTEEIYKLTGTGPKSIAKKMIDKLYKYSSDRKQFNLIPAKTMSVSVDALTIHNHLWQPKRPAVPKKTQTRK
- the CAMSAP1 gene encoding calmodulin-regulated spectrin-associated protein 1 isoform X1, encoding MVDADVCAGGDSTRRKMDALTDSAAEIVPLELYDSARAKIAANLQWICAKAYGRDNIPEELKDPFYIDQYEQEHIKPPVIKLLLSSELYCRVCSLILKGDQVAALQGHQSVIQALSRKGIYAMESDDSPVSELDLGSAPIKMSPHMGMIDALMMAYTVEMISIEKVVASVKCFSTFSASKDLPYDLEDAMIFWINKVNLKMREITEKEIKLKQQLLESPGHQKPDLMHALSHCMLEPVEYARVVRYRRDHLSSRQLPFFPLLEDLMKDCSDGAALLAVIHYYCPEQMKLDEICLKEVTSIADSVYNIQLLREFSNEYLNKCFYLTLEDMLYAPLVLKPNVMVFIAELFWWFEIVKPDFVQPRDLQEVKDAKTMLQQKSSRPPIPISNATKRSFMASPAASGSGDVQPPAQLPLETCNRYYLHLEGFASLGKGSPAFSPAHPLLPLRQKQQKSLQGEDSSGQRNRSNSLTRVDGQPRDSILAWPEKKQRPLSQPTPFVLHHAASSDADPSSGDSISLARSISKDSLASNIINITPKQHPQSMPPKSSGRSLLSNVEIEDEDEELIAIIRPDTVPNQGSLELQSVPARSPGGVATAWAQKGETSESKPESFFLEPLMPAVLRPAKEKQITNKEDECGEGKMRGFGAKRLIEGHTVRKKTNGNHGDHNLNRTFNLTPSPELTTPASSISADPALHLELRPETFRPQASSSLEPSTRDQSFGGFFLHAAKTEEDAVTSYVKTPDSYATESTWTMVRQDSDSDILDMEEAEQDLMVDDHPIIAKYIGEEESAKLQEDMKVKEHEDKDDGSGRSSPCLSTISQVSSVSMTSGSARMTSFAERKLHRLNSYETKSSTSSSQKTTPDGSECCPAPLTTWKQKREQSPNRQSKDNVNLLASELVQLHMQLEEKRRAIEAQKKKMETLSARQRLKLGKAAFLHVVKKGKGADVSQPLKPEHFTKEYSRHNGEGLDDTSLSSKSEAFFMRDEGGDDSLDSLEAAKVKTQETVAFVEQNNPKEPTLHEIEKSKMISAALLEESIDSSDVNECDLSIEKLNETISTLQQAILKISQQQELLMKAPTMPPSSRGGSQDQKIRAPVHFVEPLSPTGMSSLRKPPRLGQGRSSRSGRPSELKVVKERQQTTARIKTPTPSVDTLPHLRQFPSSNMAKTPTEISVENNSAPGTTPQEKLSFESYRLCDESNQRGGFTFSSPKDTNILSEAIKDVNSNVEEFSLPSLEGSGNETVSAEEPQRSKGSLIEVDLSDLRGPDEEGEGSEIDQKSGLGFFFKDEQKAEDELAKKRAAFLLKQQRKAEETRLRKLQLEVEVEQKRDEVRRKAEEDRIRKEEEKARRELIKQEYLRRKQQQILEEQGLGKPKPKPKPKKARPKSVHREESYSDSGTKCSTTPDNLSSAQSGSSLSLASAATTEPESVHSGGTPSQRVESMESLPILSRNPSRNMERDWENTSTASSIASVAEYTGPKLFKEPSSKSNKPIIHNAISHCCLAGKVNEPHKNSILEELEKCDANHYIILFRDAGCQFRALYCYYPDTEEIYKLTGTGPKSIAKKMIDKLYKYSSDRKQFNLIPAKTMSVSVDALTIHNHLWQPKRPAVPKKTQTRK
- the CAMSAP1 gene encoding calmodulin-regulated spectrin-associated protein 1 isoform X5, which encodes MVDADVCAGGDSTRRKMDALTDSAAEIVPLELYDSARAKIAANLQWICAKAYGRDNIPEELKDPFYIDQYEQEHIKPPVIKLLLSSELYCRVCSLILKGDQVAALQGHQSVIQALSRKGIYAMESDDSPVSELDLGSAPIKMSPHMGMIDALMMAYTVEMISIEKVVASVKCFSTFSASKDLPYDLEDAMIFWINKVNLKMREITEKEIKLKQQLLESPGHQKVRYRRDHLSSRQLPFFPLLEDLMKDCSDGAALLAVIHYYCPEQMKLDEICLKEVTSIADSVYNIQLLREFSNEYLNKCFYLTLEDMLYAPLVLKPNVMVFIAELFWWFEIVKPDFVQPRDLQEVKDAKTMLQQKSSRPPIPISNATKRSFMASPAASGSGDVQPPAQLPLETCNRYYLHLEGFASLGKGSPAFSPAHPLLPLRQKQQKSLQGEDSSGQRNRSNSLTRVDGQPRDSILAWPEKKQRPLSQPTPFVLHHAASSDADPSSGDSISLARSISKDSLASNIINITPKQHPQSMPPKSSGRSLLSNVEIEDEDEELIAIIRPDTVPNQGSLELQSVPARSPGGVATAWAQKGETSESKPESFFLEPLMPAVLRPAKEKQITNKEDECGEGKMRGFGAKRLIEGHTVRKKTNGNHGDHNLNRTFNLTPSPELTTPASSISADPALHLELRPETFRPQASSSLEPSTRDQSFGGFFLHAAKTEEDAVTSYVKTPDSYATESTWTMVRQDSDSDILDMEEAEQDLMVDDHPIIAKYIGEEESAKLQEDMKVKEHEDKDDGSGRSSPCLSTISQVSSVSMTSGSARMTSFAERKLHRLNSYETKSSTSSSQKTTPDGSECCPAPLTTWKQKREQSPNRQSKDNVNLLASELVQLHMQLEEKRRAIEAQKKKMETLSARQRLKLGKAAFLHVVKKGKGADVSQPLKPEHFTKEYSRHNGEGLDDTSLSSKSEAFFMRDEGGDDSLDSLEAAKVKTQETVAFVEQNNPKEPTLHEIEKSKMISAALLEESIDSSDVNECDLSIEKLNETISTLQQAILKISQQQELLMKAPTMPPSSRGGSQDQKIRAPVHFVEPLSPTGMSSLRKPPRLGQGRSSRSGRPSELKVVKERQQTTARIKTPTPSVDTLPHLRQFPSSNMAKTPTEISVENNSAPGTTPQEKLSFESYRLCDESNQRGGFTFSSPKDTNILSEAIKDVNSNVEEFSLPSLEGSGNETVSAEEPQRSKGSLIEVDLSDLRGPDEEGEGSEIDQKSGLGFFFKDEQKAEDELAKKRAAFLLKQQRKAEETRLRKLQLEVEVEQKRDEVRRKAEEDRIRKEEEKARRELIKQEYLRRKQQQILEEQGLGKPKPKPKPKKARPKSVHREESYSDSGTKCSTTPDNLSSAQSGSSLSLASAATTEPESVHSGGTPSQRVESMESLPILSRNPSRNMERDWENTSTASSIASVAEYTGPKLFKEPSSKSNKPIIHNAISHCCLAGKVNEPHKNSILEELEKCDANHYIILFRDAGCQFRALYCYYPDTEEIYKLTGTGPKSIAKKMIDKLYKYSSDRKQFNLIPAKTMSVSVDALTIHNHLWQPKRPAVPKKTQTRK
- the CAMSAP1 gene encoding calmodulin-regulated spectrin-associated protein 1 isoform X4, with the translated sequence MVDADVCAGGDSTRRKMDALTDSAAEIVPLELYDSARAKIAANLQWICAKAYGRDNIPEELKDPFYIDQYEQEHIKPPVIKLLLSSELYCRVCSLILKGDQVAALQGHQSVIQALSRKGIYAMESDDSPVSELDLGSAPIKMSPHMGMIDALMMAYTVEMISIEKVVASVKCFSTFSASKDLPYDLEDAMIFWINKVNLKMREITEKEIKLKQQLLESPGHQKSPSKWYWKLVPVRYRRDHLSSRQLPFFPLLEDLMKDCSDGAALLAVIHYYCPEQMKLDEICLKEVTSIADSVYNIQLLREFSNEYLNKCFYLTLEDMLYAPLVLKPNVMVFIAELFWWFEIVKPDFVQPRDLQEVKDAKTMLQQKSSRPPIPISNATKRSFMASPAASGSGDVQPPAQLPLETCNSGKGSPAFSPAHPLLPLRQKQQKSLQGEDSSGQRNRSNSLTRVDGQPRDSILAWPEKKQRPLSQPTPFVLHHAASSDADPSSGDSISLARSISKDSLASNIINITPKQHPQSMPPKSSGRSLLSNVEIEDEDEELIAIIRPDTVPNQGSLELQSVPARSPGGVATAWAQKGETSESKPESFFLEPLMPAVLRPAKEKQITNKEDECGEGKMRGFGAKRLIEGHTVRKKTNGNHGDHNLNRTFNLTPSPELTTPASSISADPALHLELRPETFRPQASSSLEPSTRDQSFGGFFLHAAKTEEDAVTSYVKTPDSYATESTWTMVRQDSDSDILDMEEAEQDLMVDDHPIIAKYIGEEESAKLQEDMKVKEHEDKDDGSGRSSPCLSTISQVSSVSMTSGSARMTSFAERKLHRLNSYETKSSTSSSQKTTPDGSECCPAPLTTWKQKREQSPNRQSKDNVNLLASELVQLHMQLEEKRRAIEAQKKKMETLSARQRLKLGKAAFLHVVKKGKGADVSQPLKPEHFTKEYSRHNGEGLDDTSLSSKSEAFFMRDEGGDDSLDSLEAAKVKTQETVAFVEQNNPKEPTLHEIEKSKMISAALLEESIDSSDVNECDLSIEKLNETISTLQQAILKISQQQELLMKAPTMPPSSRGGSQDQKIRAPVHFVEPLSPTGMSSLRKPPRLGQGRSSRSGRPSELKVVKERQQTTARIKTPTPSVDTLPHLRQFPSSNMAKTPTEISVENNSAPGTTPQEKLSFESYRLCDESNQRGGFTFSSPKDTNILSEAIKDVNSNVEEFSLPSLEGSGNETVSAEEPQRSKGSLIEVDLSDLRGPDEEGEGSEIDQKSGLGFFFKDEQKAEDELAKKRAAFLLKQQRKAEETRLRKLQLEVEVEQKRDEVRRKAEEDRIRKEEEKARRELIKQEYLRRKQQQILEEQGLGKPKPKPKPKKARPKSVHREESYSDSGTKCSTTPDNLSSAQSGSSLSLASAATTEPESVHSGGTPSQRVESMESLPILSRNPSRNMERDWENTSTASSIASVAEYTGPKLFKEPSSKSNKPIIHNAISHCCLAGKVNEPHKNSILEELEKCDANHYIILFRDAGCQFRALYCYYPDTEEIYKLTGTGPKSIAKKMIDKLYKYSSDRKQFNLIPAKTMSVSVDALTIHNHLWQPKRPAVPKKTQTRK